Genomic window (Toxotes jaculatrix isolate fToxJac2 chromosome 10, fToxJac2.pri, whole genome shotgun sequence):
GATATGAGGCTGCTGGGGcgctgtgggagagagaaagagagacagagatgcagcATGAGAGAAAccgagagggacagagagacagacagaggatggTTGGTGCATCATTGATCTCCGCTAGCTTTCCAATATATTGGACTAAGACTCTAAATTTGCCAGTTAAAGCATCAACCTTTGATATTATGGAGGTTTCTCTCGAACCACAGCTACACAGAGAATTTATAGACCTAGGgttgaatttatttttgcatgtcacatttttttttttaatgaaaggtTTTTGAAAATTGATTCATAAATATTTGGCAATAACACTTCTTAGCTTTTCCAGAGCCTTTGGTCGCATTTTATGGCTCCTCAGCATATGGAGTTTTCATGACGATGGCTCACTGAGACTGTTACATGTGCTTAAAACAGTTTTCAAGACTGAACATTCATATATAAttctataaataaatgtttgagcAAATGAGCAAGTTTTCTTGCTGTTGCAAccaattaatttattattatggGTGTCAGGGAAGAGTCCCATGGTTAAAATGTTACAGGAAGAGTGGAAGCAGATATGCTAGACATATAACTGCCAGCCAGTTTATGAGGAGAACATAACTTGGAGATATATGCCTCAACTTAAAACGCGTTTCACCAATAATGTGTCAAAGAGATCTGAAAGAAATTAAAGCACATTTGCAGTTCCTCAGATCTGCTTTACATAATTACCTGGGCAATGGTGTTTTCCTCACAGGACggtgtgtttgaatgtgcagGAGTCCTAATCTCTTATCACTTTATTTGCTGACTATATAACCTTTGAATAAATAATGCTATTTTCTTCAATATTGgacagaataaaatatattctgtCCAATATGGAGTATGTTGGCATTAAACAGTCTTCAGCTAAACCCCACAGTTGTTTAACCTAAGCATATATAGCCTTGTACACATTGTACACATAGccttgtaaatataaatatgtttgaCCATGAGGTGTGTTAGATCTGCGGGTCTCCTAACCTCGTTGGGTGGCTTCAGGGAATCCTGTGATTCCTGTTGCGGGTCGCGCTCAGGTTCTGGCTCATTGTTGGGAGAGGTTTGTTGGTTGCTGGAGGCAACAGGTCGGTGGTACTGTGTGGTGCCGGTGGGGACGTGCCAGAAATAGACCTCTGATGAGTCTGAGATCTCCCGCCAGCCTGGGGGCAGGTCCCCTTCGCTCCATACATCTGCTGATGGATgacagtgcacacaaacacatattgcACGAGTGtatcacataaacacatacatatgtatgcCTGCAAATAGGTGGGctctgcaaaaacacatttgaccATGACGTATGCACATACAAAaggctatacacacacacacacacacacacacacacacagggttggACAGGGTAAATTTCAGAGATGGTCAGTCTGTCCCTACTTAGTTTCTGTTGTCATAGCAACTCTGGGGCTCATCCCCTGTAGTAAGATCCAATGGGCAACagctctcttccttcctctctctgctggttttctttttccctgtgtgttttctaaTATTTCTCTCCATACCCACATATTCTCTAACTATTGCTTTGTCATACATCCTTGGCAGTCATCGCTTACTAAATCCAGCTctgctcttttttctctttccttttttcctttttcacacCCTGCTATCTGCAGTATCCCATCCTTCTGTCCATCCTAATCACTCTCTGCGCCATAAGGGGGCTCACAGGGGCCTTAAAGGTTCCAGCAGTATTACTGGAGTGACCTGCTTGCTTAAGAAGAGGCTTTTGGTAAATTTCCAAATCAGACAGTCTGTAGGAGGTAGAAAGAAGGACAGATAAAAAGAGGGAATGAAAGGAGGGTGTAATAAAGGCATGATTAAAGGCTGACACagatatgcttttttttttgataagaaAGATCAGAtgaaaggacaaacacagacatatcaAACCTGTTTCCTGTGGAGTCTGGGGAGACGGAGTCTCTTGGGACAGGGTGGTCCAGCTGGAGTCTTCATCCTCTGATGGAGTGTCAGGAGTCAGGTCCATTCTTAAACCCACTTTAGGGAGCCCAGTCTCTGGTTCAGGATCTGGCAGGGCAGGGGGTGCTCGGTTCCTGGTAGGGGTAGTCCTCTCTGCAGCCCGGGCCTGTTTAGGGGAGGAGGGTGGGTACTGTTGCAGGAACTGGTTTTCATTGTTGGGGTGCAGCTCCACCTTGATTACCCGGGGCTGAGAGCTGCGAGGGGGCTTTGCAGGACTGCGTGGACTAGCCTGAATCGGGacacagagctcctctctgacCTGAGCTGGAGCCTGGTTCTGAAGGTGGTTGAGGTTGTCTGGCACCCATTCTGGGCTGTtggtggaagaagaagaggtggaggaaagtGGGGCTTCCACCACCACTGGTAGCAGGGGCTGTCTTGGGGTAGGTGTGGgctcatcttcttcttcctcctcctccaccacaggCTTCACCTCTTCCCTCTCATCCTGGCAGGTCTGCTTGCTGCTGGGCTTCTCCTCCTTCTGGCTCTCCCTCTCCTTAACAGGGCTAGCCTGCTCCTTCTCTGGAGACGactgctgcttcttctcctccttctcctccttgttTCCCCAGTTGAAGTCAAGATCCCAGCCCTTCCCATGGTACTCCAAGAAGCTCTTGGTCCTTCTACGAAATAGGGGCTGCTGTGAGTTGTCTTTCCCAAATTCCAGCCAGTCAGAAGTTGGGTTATTGAGGAGATCATTGTGTATTTTGCCCTCTGTATTGGCCCTGCTCAGCTCCAGCTGCTGGCTCTCAGCTCGTCTCTGCATGTTGGCCCCATTCTTGGCCAGTTTTGGGTTGGTTGTATTGAAtggcgaggaggaggaagaggaggagtagAGGGCTGAACTGGAGGAGGACTTGGTGGGGAGGCCTCTCCCTCTGGTCACAGGTTGGTTTTTAGAGGACAAACCCAAGTTGTCACTTATCCCCATGGCGCTCCGCACACTGGTCATTGCGTACCTCTGACGGCTCTTTGGCAAAGTGGCTGAACTTCCGGTTTCCATGGACTCCTTGATGACGTCACGCCCAAGTAGCTGGTTGTATGAGGAACGGAGGCTGAGGGAGGTGGGCGGGGTGGAGGAAGAGCCACTGCGATTGGCCAAACCCACATTCGAAGGTGAGGAGCCAGAGCgggagaggggaggggtttGTACTGACATCATGGCTGACTGGGAATGCACTGCTGTGATAGAGCTGCTGGGAGAAGAGATGCAATGTCAGAAATCATCTAACAGTATATGACCTGATGTGCGACATAATATAGCTTGGTCCtggtttattttatattgtgatgcaaaatgtacttatttctttcttttatttatttcctttttggcATAAATGCATAACATTAATCAACATTTAAGAAAAGCAtaattttgatttgttttttaagaCTTCCTGGGTATGTCCTGAGCTTGGAAAATCCACTGGTCATGTTCCCCACTCTCTATTTTCGCTGAGTCAACCGGAGAACAATAATACTTTCTCCTTGTGGTTGTAAGCTTCTTGTACGCCTACTTATCTCTGTAGCTGGCTAATGGTTGGTCACTGGGTTAGCgtgtttttaaaagctttgTTTCTCTGGGCTCTCTCGCTTGCCTTCCGTCCTAAAAACCACTATACTACTACTTAAAATGTAATACAAtacagtgctgttgtttttaaatgttgtttgctCAGTATAACTCCTCATTTGCATTTCTCTGATTTCACAACTAAACATAAAGCCGATTAAACATCTTGCAGTCTCAGAGTAATAATCTGTAATTGGTATCTGTATCATATATGGTACAGATTCTTTTCCAGCCCCTCgcccttttttattttacacataagGTGTGACTGTTTAAGTGCTAAAAAATACTGCATCAAAGTCATGAAGCTGGGTTGCATTTGCATGATACTGGTAGTGAGTCAGACCCTTGATGTACTCATCCAGGACTGACATTCAAAGCTGGGGCTGAGCAGTAAGCCTGGTCTGTGGGGAGGAGAAGTGGCAGCAAGCTCCTGCTAACTAGCTAGCCGTGTCGCTTTTATCTCCGGGTGGATCAGCTTTGTGATGCTGAATACAAACAGATGAATAGCAACCAAGACAGTGGCAGAGAATCATTATGATCTTAAGACATGGTATATGTATGGATTGCATCACTGTCACTATTTTTAACTGATTTCATTGGGCTACAACCCTATGGAAAGCTGGCAAACAACAAATACAGTCCAGGCACGCAAGCATAATGTATAAACATATTTTCCCccaatcatacacacacacctcaaacaaTGCTGCAGTCATCATCAGCGCCTTTTCTCAGaaacatggaaaacacaaacGCAGCAGATTTTAAAGCACGACAAGATCTTGGGAAAAACAGAGGCAGGATTTTGGAGAGAGCAGAATCCCTGGGCAGTGCACTTTGCTCATGCGGGGCCCCTATCGCCTCTCCTCTCCATGGGTGGTTGTCGTGTTGTCCCTCTGTCACTGAGCCAGACAACCACAACAACCTGTTTGTGCTGAATCTGCGCTCACGCTGCAGGCCTGtgactcagacacaaacacagtgtcaaCAGGTACAAAGTACCTGCACTGAACTGTCCTgccttttttcatattttccatttaataCATAGACTTTACCTTCTTCTGCAGgcacaaagatttttttgctttaaaagtcTGATGATGTCAAAACTGCATTGGCACAAAGCTAAAAGCCagaaaagctgacattttggaCACACAAGCGTTTCACCAGACAGCTACAAATTGTGCCTTGAGCCACTGGAGCTGAAAATCACAGCAAATATGTTGCATGACTCAGAGGACGAATTACACATCCTGCCACAACCCCCAAAAATGACAAGGAGTAATAAGCAAGCAGCCTTTCAACTCCCCATTGTCTTTTTCTTCTattctttttcattattattgttttgtctgacagagatgccccccctccaccccacacaAATGCAGCCAGGTCTCCATTAGTTAAACAAAGTGGGGCGAAGGGAGGATGCGAGGGGAGTGGGGAGGACAAAGGATGGTTATTAGAGGGAGAAAGCAAGGAGAATGACACAGCAGTTTGCAGGTCAGCCACCACACAGAGGCAGTTAAACGGTTGGCCTCAATAAATCTGTTGTGCTCTGTAACAAGCAGAGGTCATTCATGAGATGCACAAGATTTTAACAGCTGGCCACAGGACAGTAGTAACATGTATGCTAATGAAACCATTATGTTTCActaaaatctctctctcacagattCACTTGCATGATTATAAAGGTTGCGACTTGTTGACGGACAAAATTGTTCCTACTCTATTTTTAAAGCAAGGTGTCTAAACAGGATGCATATCTGCTCTACTTGTTTATACTGTCTGCTCACTTTGTTTACAGGGTTTACAGACAAAGAGTGTTTTCACCTGAAGGTcacctaaaaaaacaaagatcaaaTTCTCCTCACTCCACATCAGTATAATATGCCTCACAGATCCATCATCAGATAATTTCCAGATCTTGACAGAGATGGCCTGTCAGAGGAAAGCATCCTTCTCTCAACTATACTCCTTGTGACAGCAATTCTAAGCTGCACCCACTGCTTCAGAAATGAAATGCAACAGATGAAAGCACAAGCAGGGGAGAAAATGAACTTGAAAAAGTCGATGATGTCATGGGTGGAGTATCCTAGCCACTCGTTTCTTGCTGCCTCCTGAATAAACTCCCTCAGAGACACATCTGAAACAGCGTCAGATCATCTTTACATCTACCATAACGCCGAGCATGCATAGGTGGAGTTGCCAATATTGCAGAATCACAGCTGTCGATATGTGAACGGACGCAGTAAATCTTCAGCATCCagcccctctctccctctctctccagcccCATCTCCACCGCCGCACTGGGAGGGGAGCGCATCCCATCGAGAGCATCTATTTACATCCACTCACCGCTTCGGTCAGCCTCCGGGCTTCTGCGCCTCTGCGCCCAcgacgaaacacacacacacgcacacacacacactacgcacacacactggtgaGCAAGGTCGAGGTCGACAGCCGCTTTTAAGTGCCACTCCGCCCGTAGCTGCAGCCGGCCGCCCGTATTggatcacatcacatcatctgCCCTCCCAGCCCGGCTCGGTGCTCGCTGGCGGCCAAGCTGCGCTTTCTCTCTGCGCCAGAGGATCCCGGAGCGGAGCGGCGCTGTGGAGCTCTCACCCAGCCGACCAATCAGAGCCGCGGACGCAGGACGCTCGGCGCACGGAGGAGACGCAACCATAATAAATCTGCCGGTGTTATTTTGTAACTCAGGTAATGAAATCACACATCATTGGGCTCTTACGTCATGGTGTTGTCTGGATAAATATGAATGGTTTACAGTTCTACACACGTCTGTCTCTGAAACACAGGCAGGTGTAGTTCTCTTTAGATGAATACTGCAAGGGGAGTGACTCAAAGTGGTCCTCAAAGTAATTTTATTATCACCTGTAAAGTTTAATTCCATAGAGGACAACTCCAGACTATACTTTAGTACTGTTTATGTAAAATTAAAGTTATTGTGAATACTAACAGGTGCTCATCAATGAATTATAATGTTGATTGAAGTAAACAAGCAGCCACAGAATAGATTTTTATGATTATGTTTTATTACTATTACTCAACATGTGCGTTTAACAGAAGAACATCTTCCTCACAGTGCATCATAATTCACTTTGGCAGTTGTACGGTTGACAGGCTGGACACATTATCAAAGCTCATGCCctaatttcctttcttttgatTTATAGCTGTCTCGTTGAAGGTTAAAATATGACACtaatgtaaagcactttgtttcAGTAGTGCAAACTCAGCAATACTTTTTTCAGGACAcaaaattattatatataattataattttttttctttttctttttttttagtggagAGAGAAACCAGTAACCACCAGAGATTCTCAACTCACCCCAAGGCACCTAGATCATATTTTCAGACGCACATCAGAACTAATATTACAGGTAagcttataaaaaaaacaaaaagaaaacaaaacactgttctATACAGAAACACATAATAGAAATGCCCACATATCTCATTCTGCACATGAATATTGTCAGACCTCATATCCAACAccaatatattaaaatgtacaCTCACAAACTTGACCAAGTATAAAATCTATTCACGCTATTCCAGACTTCACAATATGTACAAACCTAACACACTCTGACCTTTCTCCTTtagtgaaaaacaaacattcacactgTGAAATACATTCCTTAGTTTGGCCTGTGCTGGCTCAGGATAACTATCCAATCCCCACGGTCCATTGGCAGGTTCCTCCCTCCGTGCTGTGGGGATGAAGGTGAAGAGGCATGGAGGACAGCAGCGGAGGCCTGCAAAGGGTCCCGGTGCTCCAGGAGTGGGGCAGGAGGGGAAAGGCGGTTGGATGACTGGTGGAGCGAGGGACACGACTGGCCACAGAGGACAGCGGCTGCTGGAGCTGATGGTTGGCTACAGAGAAACAGGGAGCTGAACGGATGGAACGCAACGCTGTGTCCTCTgctgaagaggagagggagacacaAGAGAAATCGATTGCTCATTCTCACAGATATTATCACTGCTGTCTTGGCTCATTAAAAGCTTATCACATGGAGTGTCATCAGTGACAAATGCACAAAAGGCAATGACTAATATAATAGCCTATCTCTCCAGCAAAGAATGCATGCTTaccctttctgtctgtgtcattAGGAGGCGTCAGTAAGCTCTTGGCCTGCTTGTTGCCTGCGTGAGCGGCTCGTTTGTAGAATTCAATCGCCGTCCTCAGGTTCTGCCGCACCCCAAAGCCGCTCTCGTAACACTGACCAAGGAACAGCAGGGCGGTATCATCCTGGGCACAAAAACAAACGTGGAATTTAAGCTATTTAATCCTCAAGAACAATTTTCTAAATGAACAAGAAGTTCACTTTTTCACCATTTGCaacaagacaaacaggaaacttAATGTTACACATAACAAACCGACTCCAGGAACTTAAAATAGACACAACAGTATGGCCAGAGGAGTGAAGCTGTGTAACTCAGAGATGAAGCCATTGATAAAACTCTAGAAACATCTAGAAGAGAACTCACCCCGCTCTCTGCTGCCATCTTTAGGTACCGGACAGACTTGCTCCAGTCTCTCACTGGCTCCTGGGAGTAGACCGACGCAAGGCAGACCTGagactgaagacagagagggaaaagggaaagaggTAAGTTTTAGTTCAACACGGGttcacaaacacatattcatatttttggATTCCTTACTTACACCTGCCATGTCTTATTGTTTATGTACAACACTGAATAAGAAGCAGATTACACTGTTTCTCCCACTGTGTCATGTCAAAATGGCCTATATAGAAAATCTACAGGCCATAAATGAGTTACAGCACAGCAACAAGATAAGAGTGTTACAGCAAGTTACTGATGGAAAATGATTTTGTAAGAAGTATTGTAACAGTAAGGAGATGCAGGAAAATGGCAGTATGTGTTTAAAATTGAAAGGATATTATCTAACTGAATTTGAGAAGAGTTTACAAAATTGTGTCATGACTTCTACCTTGGTgtgtccagctgcagcagcctgttCCAGCAGGTCGACGGCCGTGTTCAGCTCCTCTAAACTCTGATGTCGCCTGCTGGTCAGGAGCAGCTTTGCATATCGGTACTGAGCCTGTGTGTGACCACCGACTGCTGCCTGCCAGTAGTAATGCAGAGCCTGGAAACATGGGAACATCATCTGAAGACTGATCTCTGCTACAGGAAAAGAGTAAGCACGATGATTTTCAGAATGACAAAGCACATAAGCAAGTGTACTCTCTGGATcctcaccttctctctgtcctttctgacTCCTATGCCTTTCTCATAGCACACACCAACGTTAAACTGGGCTTTGTTGTAACCCTGCTGAGCTCCAGCTAGAAAACAGGTAAAAGCTTCATCGTAGTTCTTATTCTTGGCGCTTTCTAGCCCTGCCGTAAACAGAGACACGAAGGCGTTAGCTTAGgacagataaataaacaaaaattcCAACAGCCTTGAGTAGGAATCAATGTGTGAAAATTATTTGGTGTGTAACGATGTCAATAAATTGTTACCGATGATGTTGAGGATAACAGGGACACTGCTTTCTCCCGCGTGTCTGAGGTTCAGTGTTGCTCCTGCCAGCCTCTCCTCATCAGACAGCATGtcctggaaacacacaggaggataataaaacaacagcatcaaaCAAAGGTTAGATGACAGGTCAGTCCTTtgcaaacataaataaaagaggctgttttccttaaaaaataaaaatatcacacaAATTAAAGGAGGCAGACTCTCACCTTGTCATTAGCagcttttgtgtctgtgttgtcttggTTGGCATCATTCTGC
Coding sequences:
- the dele1 gene encoding death ligand signal enhancer isoform X2 — protein: MWRVQGFVGRVLHRCHGSTPLRLPQNHHVEDEVINSSTVLSTSRHSSDNSSQKEKDGERRKKQKTFQFGYAELPHYTVLDAVGWGAAAVLFMQVCRRIHSQFSSGTEPSPTPGALRAPSSLHKCGYRILLEILSRRDVLPGGRRVLCLQEVPEKQSQDQTAAQSSSSSDADDAGLHSSNEHLTADSSISDHQRALLNQDSPVPEESLLSASHPLQNDANQDNTDTKAANDKDMLSDEERLAGATLNLRHAGESSVPVILNIIGLESAKNKNYDEAFTCFLAGAQQGYNKAQFNVGVCYEKGIGVRKDREKALHYYWQAAVGGHTQAQYRYAKLLLTSRRHQSLEELNTAVDLLEQAAAAGHTKSQVCLASVYSQEPVRDWSKSVRYLKMAAESGDDTALLFLGQCYESGFGVRQNLRTAIEFYKRAAHAGNKQAKSLLTPPNDTDRKEDTALRSIRSAPCFSVANHQLQQPLSSVASRVPRSTSHPTAFPLLPHSWSTGTLCRPPLLSSMPLHLHPHSTEGGTCQWTVGIG
- the dele1 gene encoding death ligand signal enhancer isoform X1, with amino-acid sequence MWRVQGFVGRVLHRCHGSTPLRLPQNHHVEDEVINSSTVLSTSRHSSDNSSQKEKDGERRKKQKTFQFGYAELPHYTVLDAVGWGAAAVLFMQVCRRIHSQFSSGTEPSPTPGALRAPSSLHKCGYRILLEILSRRDVLPGGRRVLCLQEVPEKQSQDQTAAQSSSSSDADDAGLHSSNEHLTADSSISDHQRALLNQDSPVPEESLLSASHPLQNDANQDNTDTKAANDKDMLSDEERLAGATLNLRHAGESSVPVILNIIGLESAKNKNYDEAFTCFLAGAQQGYNKAQFNVGVCYEKGIGVRKDREKALHYYWQAAVGGHTQAQYRYAKLLLTSRRHQSLEELNTAVDLLEQAAAAGHTKSQVCLASVYSQEPVRDWSKSVRYLKMAAESGDDTALLFLGQCYESGFGVRQNLRTAIEFYKRAAHAGNKQAKSLLTPPNDTDRKAEDTALRSIRSAPCFSVANHQLQQPLSSVASRVPRSTSHPTAFPLLPHSWSTGTLCRPPLLSSMPLHLHPHSTEGGTCQWTVGIG
- the dele1 gene encoding death ligand signal enhancer isoform X3, whose protein sequence is MWRVQGFVGRVLHRCHGSTPLRLPQNHHVEDEVINSSTVLSTSRHSSDSSQKEKDGERRKKQKTFQFGYAELPHYTVLDAVGWGAAAVLFMQVCRRIHSQFSSGTEPSPTPGALRAPSSLHKCGYRILLEILSRRDVLPGGRRVLCLQEVPEKQSQDQTAAQSSSSSDADDAGLHSSNEHLTADSSISDHQRALLNQDSPVPEESLLSASHPLQNDANQDNTDTKAANDKDMLSDEERLAGATLNLRHAGESSVPVILNIIGLESAKNKNYDEAFTCFLAGAQQGYNKAQFNVGVCYEKGIGVRKDREKALHYYWQAAVGGHTQAQYRYAKLLLTSRRHQSLEELNTAVDLLEQAAAAGHTKSQVCLASVYSQEPVRDWSKSVRYLKMAAESGDDTALLFLGQCYESGFGVRQNLRTAIEFYKRAAHAGNKQAKSLLTPPNDTDRKAEDTALRSIRSAPCFSVANHQLQQPLSSVASRVPRSTSHPTAFPLLPHSWSTGTLCRPPLLSSMPLHLHPHSTEGGTCQWTVGIG
- the LOC121188840 gene encoding amyloid-beta A4 precursor protein-binding family B member 2 isoform X1 — encoded protein: MMSVQTPPLSRSGSSPSNVGLANRSGSSSTPPTSLSLRSSYNQLLGRDVIKESMETGSSATLPKSRQRYAMTSVRSAMGISDNLGLSSKNQPVTRGRGLPTKSSSSSALYSSSSSSSPFNTTNPKLAKNGANMQRRAESQQLELSRANTEGKIHNDLLNNPTSDWLEFGKDNSQQPLFRRRTKSFLEYHGKGWDLDFNWGNKEEKEEKKQQSSPEKEQASPVKERESQKEEKPSSKQTCQDEREEVKPVVEEEEEEDEPTPTPRQPLLPVVVEAPLSSTSSSSTNSPEWVPDNLNHLQNQAPAQVREELCVPIQASPRSPAKPPRSSQPRVIKVELHPNNENQFLQQYPPSSPKQARAAERTTPTRNRAPPALPDPEPETGLPKVGLRMDLTPDTPSEDEDSSWTTLSQETPSPQTPQETADVWSEGDLPPGWREISDSSEVYFWHVPTGTTQYHRPVASSNQQTSPNNEPEPERDPQQESQDSLKPPNERPSSLISDSSVEPVPSPSGSSPSSSSSSSTPSNDVTSSGPNLNTTTCAANELKDYPVYPDPSLKAFEGATLRYASLKLNPPAQLETVDLNNTFSNPETMSFPVRSLGWVEMAEQDLCEGRSSVAVHHCIRQLSYCRRDIRDSAGVWGEGKGMLLVLQDRMLTLVDPDDRSLLHSQPISSIRVWGVGRDHDRDFAYVARDKNTRVLKCHVFRCDTPAAAIATSLHEICSKIMAERKSAKAAAGSSSQTSSDVPLQEFPMPKTELVQKFHVLYLGMTSVSRPIGMDIINGAIDSLLSSTGKEDWIPVILSIADTTVAVIKEKEEDEEVLVECRVRFLSFMGVGRDVHTFAFIMDSGNQHFQCHVFWCDPNAGCVSEAVQAACVLRYQKCLVARPPSQRAGSSSSPSADSVTRRVTTSVKRSVQSLIDTLKPKKQPSELPQQ